One part of the Rhizobium rhizogenes genome encodes these proteins:
- a CDS encoding ABC transporter ATP-binding protein, whose product MVTIDNVTMAFGSFVAVQDVNLEVGDGEFLSIVGPTGCGKSTILNAIAGLLKPAQGKVAIDDVPVQGVQNTIGYLFQQDALLPWKTAYQNVELGLLFRGVPENERRQKVLTWLEKVGLKGFEGRFPHQLSGGQRKRVQMAQALITEPKVILMDEPFSALDIHTRHLMQNELLRLWQEDRRAVVMITHDLEEAIALGDRVVVLAAGPKSRVIESFPVDLERPRNVAEIKLDPKFMTLYRDIWASLRGEVEKSYASR is encoded by the coding sequence ATGGTGACAATCGATAACGTAACCATGGCTTTCGGTTCGTTCGTTGCCGTTCAGGACGTGAACCTCGAGGTGGGCGATGGAGAGTTTCTCTCCATCGTCGGCCCGACGGGATGCGGAAAATCCACCATTCTCAATGCCATTGCGGGATTGCTGAAGCCGGCGCAGGGGAAAGTGGCCATTGATGATGTTCCGGTTCAGGGTGTGCAGAACACCATCGGATATCTTTTCCAGCAGGATGCGCTGCTTCCCTGGAAGACGGCATATCAGAATGTCGAGCTTGGCCTGCTGTTCCGCGGCGTTCCCGAAAATGAACGGCGCCAGAAGGTTCTGACCTGGCTCGAAAAGGTCGGGCTGAAGGGTTTCGAAGGTCGTTTTCCGCACCAGCTTTCGGGCGGGCAGCGCAAACGTGTGCAGATGGCGCAGGCGCTCATCACCGAGCCCAAGGTCATCCTGATGGACGAACCCTTCTCGGCGCTGGATATCCACACCCGCCATCTGATGCAGAACGAGCTGCTTCGGTTATGGCAGGAGGACCGTCGGGCGGTGGTCATGATTACCCATGATCTCGAAGAGGCGATTGCGCTTGGAGACCGCGTCGTCGTTCTCGCTGCCGGTCCGAAAAGCCGTGTCATCGAAAGCTTCCCCGTCGATCTGGAACGGCCGCGCAACGTTGCGGAAATCAAACTCGATCCGAAATTCATGACCCTGTATCGCGACATATGGGCATCGCTGCGCGGTGAAGTGGAGAAAAGCTATGCAAGCCGTTAA
- a CDS encoding ABC transporter permease, with translation MQAVNVRIIQVVLLVVLLGGWQLGVTSGAIDRFFFPAPYDIVMQVVTWVADAGFYKHVGITLSETVLGYLIGTGLGVGAGVWLGLSPFVARVLDPFIKAVNAIPRVVLAPIFVLWLGLGLWSKVALAVTLVFFVTFFNAMQGVREVNPVVLSNSRILGAKRSDLLRHVYFPAAASWILSSLRTSVGFAVVGAIIGEYLGASAGLGYLIARSEGNFDAVGVFAGIIILAVFVLIIDLILDIAEKRLITWRPNAGEERPA, from the coding sequence ATGCAAGCCGTTAATGTTCGTATCATTCAGGTCGTGCTTCTGGTGGTGCTTCTGGGCGGCTGGCAGCTCGGCGTCACCTCGGGAGCGATCGACCGCTTCTTCTTTCCGGCGCCTTATGACATCGTCATGCAGGTGGTCACCTGGGTGGCCGATGCCGGCTTTTACAAACATGTCGGCATCACGCTCAGCGAAACGGTGCTCGGTTATCTCATCGGCACGGGCCTTGGCGTCGGTGCCGGCGTGTGGCTGGGGCTCAGCCCCTTTGTCGCCCGCGTGCTGGATCCCTTCATCAAGGCGGTGAATGCCATTCCGCGTGTCGTTCTGGCGCCGATTTTTGTCCTGTGGCTGGGTCTTGGCCTGTGGTCCAAGGTTGCGCTTGCGGTGACGCTCGTCTTCTTCGTCACCTTCTTTAACGCCATGCAGGGCGTGCGCGAGGTGAACCCCGTCGTGCTTTCCAATTCCCGCATTCTTGGCGCCAAGCGTTCGGATCTGCTACGTCACGTCTATTTTCCGGCGGCGGCCAGCTGGATATTGTCGTCGCTGCGCACATCCGTGGGCTTTGCGGTGGTTGGCGCCATCATCGGTGAATATCTGGGGGCTTCGGCAGGCCTTGGCTATCTGATCGCCCGCTCCGAAGGGAATTTCGACGCGGTGGGTGTCTTCGCAGGCATCATCATTCTCGCCGTGTTCGTTCTCATCATCGACCTTATTCTCGATATTGCCGAGAAGAGGCTGATCACCTGGCGGCCGAATGCGGGTGAAGAACGACCTGCCTGA
- a CDS encoding 2-dehydro-3-deoxygalactonokinase: MAAAATSIIVDWGTTSLRAALVGEGGEELDHLETADGISSLGKGEHEAALMAALAPWFSRHGALPVAALGMITSRNGWVEIAYVPCPAGPAELAAGTVRRTLPNGSDLVFLPGLNDPARQPFPDVMRGEETQIVGHGLGEDATLIIPGTHSKWARVKAGRIDGFQTFVTGEIFNLLINHSFIARGSTQPPVDDPEAYRWGLKEAKRSAAMLSLLFSARTGGLAGRLSPDQLRSYVRGLVIGQEFRQARDAGWYAEGDEAAIVGNDGLNDLYLIAADVFGLRTSIGADDILTKGALAVLKQTLS, from the coding sequence ATGGCAGCAGCGGCGACATCGATCATCGTTGATTGGGGAACGACATCACTGAGGGCGGCGCTCGTTGGTGAAGGCGGCGAAGAACTCGATCATCTGGAAACCGCCGACGGTATTTCAAGCCTTGGCAAGGGTGAGCATGAGGCGGCGCTGATGGCTGCACTCGCACCCTGGTTCTCGCGCCACGGAGCCCTGCCCGTCGCCGCACTCGGCATGATCACCAGCCGCAACGGCTGGGTTGAAATCGCTTACGTGCCGTGCCCCGCAGGCCCGGCGGAACTTGCCGCCGGCACGGTGCGCAGGACGCTGCCGAACGGGTCCGACCTCGTCTTCCTGCCGGGTCTCAACGACCCCGCCCGCCAGCCCTTTCCGGATGTGATGCGCGGCGAAGAAACCCAGATCGTCGGCCACGGCCTTGGCGAAGACGCCACCCTCATCATCCCCGGAACCCACAGCAAATGGGCGCGGGTGAAGGCGGGGCGGATCGACGGTTTCCAGACATTCGTGACCGGTGAAATCTTCAACCTGCTCATCAATCATTCCTTCATCGCGCGCGGTTCAACGCAGCCGCCGGTCGATGATCCCGAGGCCTATCGCTGGGGTCTGAAAGAGGCAAAACGATCCGCCGCCATGTTGTCGCTGCTGTTTTCGGCGCGAACCGGCGGGCTTGCCGGCCGGCTTTCGCCGGATCAGCTGCGCTCCTATGTGCGGGGACTGGTCATCGGGCAGGAATTTCGGCAGGCCCGCGATGCCGGATGGTATGCGGAGGGAGACGAGGCAGCTATCGTCGGCAATGACGGGCTGAACGATCTCTATCTGATTGCCGCAGATGTGTTCGGGCTCAGGACATCGATTGGCGCGGACGACATCCTGACGAAAGGGGCGCTCGCCGTCCTCAAGCAGACGCTTTCCTGA
- a CDS encoding dihydrodipicolinate synthase family protein: MVAGLKGILPVLPTPFLADGGIDEAGMKRLVVFALDKGVDGVVFPGFASEVEALNAAERAALLKIVVDAVAGRVPVVAGASAADWREVVEHGRAASALGIRHLMVQPPKSVGTDAPALIEFLGRIVEALPEVEIILQNAPAPRGSDLSPQAIVEIVRALPQVTYVKEETLPAGPAISHIIAHAPSTLKGVIGGGGARYILDEYARGATAAMPALEIAEEHVAIDRALVAGRQEEARRIYVRTLPLLVLQAVYRMRLTKYVLARRGVIEGVGVRAPTPELDAAAIADIDANLVELGLVAAEAA; encoded by the coding sequence ATGGTGGCTGGCCTCAAGGGGATTTTGCCTGTTCTGCCCACGCCGTTTCTGGCTGATGGCGGCATTGACGAAGCGGGTATGAAGCGGCTGGTGGTCTTTGCGCTCGACAAGGGCGTGGATGGTGTCGTGTTTCCCGGCTTCGCCAGCGAGGTGGAGGCTTTGAATGCCGCCGAGCGTGCAGCGCTGCTGAAGATCGTCGTGGATGCGGTGGCCGGTCGGGTGCCTGTTGTGGCCGGCGCCAGTGCGGCCGACTGGCGTGAGGTGGTCGAGCACGGGCGGGCGGCATCGGCGCTTGGCATTCGCCACCTGATGGTGCAGCCGCCCAAATCGGTCGGCACGGATGCGCCGGCGCTGATCGAATTCCTCGGCAGGATCGTTGAGGCACTGCCCGAGGTTGAAATCATCCTGCAGAACGCGCCTGCGCCGCGCGGCTCCGACCTTTCGCCGCAGGCAATCGTGGAGATCGTGCGCGCCTTGCCGCAGGTGACCTATGTCAAGGAAGAAACGCTTCCCGCCGGCCCGGCCATCAGCCACATCATCGCCCATGCGCCTTCGACACTGAAGGGCGTCATCGGTGGCGGCGGTGCGCGTTACATTCTCGACGAATATGCCCGGGGTGCTACGGCTGCCATGCCGGCGCTGGAGATCGCCGAGGAACATGTGGCCATCGACCGGGCGCTTGTCGCCGGGCGGCAGGAAGAGGCTCGCCGGATCTATGTCCGCACCCTGCCGCTTCTGGTGTTGCAGGCGGTCTATCGCATGCGGCTGACCAAATATGTGCTCGCCCGTCGCGGCGTGATCGAAGGTGTCGGCGTGCGTGCGCCGACACCCGAGCTCGATGCGGCGGCCATTGCCGATATTGACGCCAATCTGGTCGAACTCGGCCTTGTTGCCGCGGAGGCCGCATGA
- a CDS encoding mandelate racemase/muconate lactonizing enzyme family protein, translating to MNSPIATVEVFTLTQPRKVPYLGALRDGEVVNPNGYIVRKGNRTVYPTFDRSVLVRMTTGAGTVGWGETYGIVAPGAVAALINDLLAGFVIGRDASDPSAVYDDLYDMMRVRGYTGGFYVDALAALDIALWDIAGQEAGKSVRDLLGGGVDTFPAYVSGLPEKTLKARGELAKYWQDRGFNAFKFATPVADDGPAAEIANLRRVLGSQAKIAADMHWNQTPERALELIAEMQPFDPWFAEAPVWTEDIAGLEKVSKNTDVPIAVGEEWRTHWDMRARIERCRIAIVQPEMGHKGITNFIRIGALAAEHGIDVIPHATVGAGIFLAASLQASSTLSMLKGHEFQHSIFEPNRRLLDGDMDCREGRYHLPSGPGLGVRPSEAALGLIERI from the coding sequence ATGAACAGCCCCATCGCAACCGTCGAAGTCTTCACGCTGACCCAGCCGCGCAAGGTGCCCTATCTTGGCGCGCTCAGGGACGGCGAGGTGGTCAATCCCAACGGCTACATCGTGCGCAAGGGCAATCGCACGGTCTACCCCACCTTCGACCGCAGCGTGCTGGTGCGCATGACCACCGGGGCCGGCACTGTCGGCTGGGGCGAGACCTATGGCATCGTCGCCCCCGGCGCGGTCGCCGCCCTCATCAATGATCTTCTCGCCGGTTTCGTGATCGGCCGCGATGCGTCCGATCCTTCGGCTGTTTATGACGACCTCTACGACATGATGCGGGTGCGTGGTTATACCGGCGGCTTTTACGTCGATGCGCTCGCCGCACTCGATATTGCGCTCTGGGATATTGCCGGGCAGGAAGCCGGCAAATCGGTTCGCGACCTTCTCGGCGGCGGGGTAGATACGTTTCCGGCCTATGTTTCCGGCCTGCCTGAAAAAACGCTGAAGGCGCGCGGGGAACTGGCGAAATACTGGCAGGATCGCGGTTTCAACGCCTTCAAATTCGCAACGCCGGTGGCCGATGACGGCCCGGCGGCGGAAATTGCCAATCTCCGGCGGGTGCTTGGGTCCCAGGCGAAGATCGCCGCAGACATGCACTGGAACCAGACGCCGGAACGGGCGCTGGAACTGATTGCCGAAATGCAGCCCTTCGACCCGTGGTTCGCCGAAGCGCCGGTCTGGACGGAGGACATTGCCGGTCTGGAGAAGGTTTCGAAGAATACCGACGTGCCGATTGCCGTCGGTGAGGAATGGCGCACCCATTGGGATATGCGCGCCCGCATCGAACGCTGCCGCATCGCGATCGTGCAGCCGGAAATGGGCCATAAGGGCATCACCAATTTCATCCGCATCGGCGCCCTTGCCGCCGAACACGGCATTGACGTGATCCCGCACGCCACCGTTGGCGCCGGCATCTTCCTTGCCGCCAGCCTGCAGGCGTCGTCGACATTGTCGATGCTGAAGGGACACGAATTCCAGCACTCGATCTTCGAGCCGAACCGCCGCCTGCTGGACGGCGACATGGATTGCCGCGAAGGCAGGTATCACCTGCCGTCGGGACCGGGACTTGGGGTAAGACCGTCGGAGGCGGCGCTCGGTCTGATTGAACGTATCTGA
- a CDS encoding sugar ABC transporter substrate-binding protein, with amino-acid sequence MTKRMKKLALSTATAVLMTMGAVAPAMADTVLKFISWQTDDAGTGEWWHSAIAAFEKQHPGVKIEFTKAERSSYADTMTTLFAANQPPQIVHLASFEFQMFADSGWLEPLDPWLKKDGIDMTGWAGQQKCEWNGETVCIMTNYFGFVMAYNKKLLEEAGVAVPKTYDEFLAAAKATTKDLNGDGIIDQFGTGHETKGGPGQYLTEMLNYIIDAGAYWTDKDGNITIDTPQMVEGLSRWKTVMKSGISPVDMSASDVRKLFADGKMAMRLDGPWLYGTTEKGSAKSDIVYVAPPLHPPLGGSSNVLAMPADIPDDQKALVWDFIKLTMTPEFQRSYATLGGNTPPSPKADVSGVEKTIPHFPVLIETMKAASEAGIDRIPTGLELFYNEFSKMVMEESQRMIIQDLDPAEVAKTMQAKAEAIKG; translated from the coding sequence ATGACCAAAAGAATGAAAAAGCTGGCGCTCAGCACCGCGACCGCCGTTTTGATGACCATGGGCGCTGTTGCGCCCGCCATGGCCGATACCGTGCTGAAGTTCATTTCCTGGCAGACCGACGATGCCGGAACGGGCGAATGGTGGCATTCCGCCATCGCCGCCTTCGAGAAACAGCATCCGGGGGTGAAGATCGAATTCACCAAGGCGGAGCGCAGTTCCTACGCGGATACGATGACCACGCTTTTCGCCGCCAACCAGCCGCCGCAGATCGTGCATCTGGCGTCCTTCGAATTCCAGATGTTTGCCGATAGCGGCTGGCTGGAACCGCTCGACCCGTGGCTGAAGAAGGATGGCATCGACATGACCGGCTGGGCCGGCCAGCAGAAATGCGAATGGAACGGCGAAACCGTCTGCATCATGACCAACTATTTCGGTTTCGTCATGGCCTATAACAAGAAGCTGCTGGAAGAAGCCGGCGTCGCGGTTCCGAAAACCTATGACGAGTTTCTGGCCGCTGCAAAAGCCACGACCAAGGATCTGAATGGCGACGGCATCATCGACCAGTTCGGCACCGGCCACGAAACCAAGGGTGGTCCGGGGCAATATCTGACGGAAATGCTGAACTACATCATCGATGCCGGCGCCTACTGGACCGACAAGGACGGCAACATCACCATCGATACGCCCCAGATGGTCGAGGGCCTTTCACGCTGGAAAACCGTGATGAAGAGCGGCATCAGCCCGGTCGACATGAGCGCCAGCGACGTGCGCAAGCTGTTTGCCGATGGCAAGATGGCCATGCGGCTCGATGGACCGTGGCTTTATGGCACGACTGAAAAGGGTTCGGCCAAGAGTGACATCGTTTATGTCGCGCCGCCGCTTCATCCGCCACTTGGCGGCTCGTCCAACGTGCTGGCCATGCCGGCCGATATTCCCGACGACCAGAAGGCATTGGTCTGGGATTTCATCAAGCTGACGATGACGCCGGAATTCCAGCGCAGTTACGCCACCCTTGGCGGCAACACCCCGCCAAGCCCGAAGGCGGATGTCTCGGGTGTTGAAAAGACCATCCCGCATTTCCCGGTGCTGATCGAAACGATGAAGGCCGCGTCTGAAGCCGGTATCGACCGCATTCCGACCGGGCTTGAGCTTTTCTACAACGAGTTCAGCAAGATGGTGATGGAAGAAAGCCAGCGGATGATCATTCAGGATCTCGATCCAGCGGAGGTGGCGAAAACCATGCAGGCAAAGGCCGAAGCCATCAAGGGTTGA
- a CDS encoding carbohydrate ABC transporter permease → MTEPVRAGRRKFFDLARPSRQHLLGYILIAPAVLMVAAIIVWPLVLAVDLSFQQVKIPRLGGASRPFSLSNYTWLFSSPEFWLACWVTLKLVIVVTAGSVAVGLSTALLANNRFKGRTVARLGMALPWAVPEIIAVVIFAWMFDTSFGLFGWLAIKLGFTDQMIPWVSSSTAAFWAVAITMVWKGFPFVSIMCLAGLQSIPADYYAAAKVDGASVWQRFRWITMPLLMPVLGVTLVLTLLWVFRDFSIIKVLTGGGPLRSTQTLSIMTYDQAFQYHNFGRAAAVGVLTLVICIVASLLMLGRRSKSIY, encoded by the coding sequence ATGACCGAACCCGTTCGGGCTGGGCGTCGCAAGTTCTTCGATCTTGCGCGTCCCAGCCGGCAACATCTCCTCGGCTATATTCTGATCGCGCCCGCGGTCCTGATGGTTGCCGCCATCATCGTCTGGCCGCTCGTGCTGGCCGTTGACCTGTCGTTCCAGCAGGTCAAGATACCAAGGCTTGGCGGCGCCAGCCGGCCGTTTTCGCTGAGCAATTACACCTGGCTGTTCTCGTCGCCGGAATTCTGGCTGGCCTGCTGGGTAACGCTGAAACTGGTCATCGTCGTTACCGCCGGCAGCGTCGCGGTCGGTCTCAGCACGGCGCTTCTCGCCAATAACCGTTTCAAGGGCCGCACCGTCGCGCGGCTGGGAATGGCGCTGCCCTGGGCGGTGCCGGAAATCATCGCGGTCGTCATCTTTGCGTGGATGTTCGACACTTCATTCGGCCTGTTCGGCTGGCTGGCGATCAAGCTCGGTTTCACCGACCAGATGATCCCGTGGGTCAGCAGTTCCACGGCCGCCTTCTGGGCCGTGGCGATCACCATGGTATGGAAGGGTTTTCCTTTCGTCTCGATCATGTGTCTGGCTGGCCTGCAGTCCATCCCCGCCGATTATTATGCGGCGGCCAAGGTCGATGGCGCGAGTGTGTGGCAGCGTTTCCGCTGGATCACCATGCCGCTTTTGATGCCGGTGCTGGGCGTGACGCTGGTGCTGACGCTGCTTTGGGTATTCCGCGACTTTTCCATCATCAAGGTTCTGACCGGCGGCGGGCCGCTGCGTTCAACCCAGACGCTGTCGATCATGACCTATGACCAGGCCTTCCAGTATCACAATTTCGGTCGTGCCGCCGCCGTCGGCGTGCTGACGCTGGTGATCTGCATCGTCGCGAGCCTCCTGATGCTCGGCCGGCGTTCGAAATCGATCTATTGA
- a CDS encoding carbohydrate ABC transporter permease, giving the protein MKRTFLQSLALYATVIFTLVMILFPVYWLLVTALSTTDELYRLPPTFWPDDPQWDIFARVWAAKPILLWLWNSMLAAIGSVALSMLVSVSAGYALSRYSMRGGATMGLFVLTAKMLPATLLVIPLFSIFSSFGLIGSLWTLVLAHSTMIIPFATWMLKGYFDTIPKELEQAAMVDGCSPIGAMVRVVLPIATPGLAATALYAFVLSWADYAYARTFLVNSPDNWTANLGITTMQGEYVTYWNDISAASVFIALPIIAIYLFLERYLVGGLTAGAEK; this is encoded by the coding sequence ATGAAACGGACATTTTTACAGAGCCTTGCCCTTTACGCGACTGTGATCTTCACGCTGGTGATGATCCTGTTCCCGGTCTACTGGCTGCTGGTCACGGCACTTTCCACCACCGATGAGCTCTACCGCCTGCCGCCGACCTTCTGGCCGGACGATCCGCAGTGGGACATCTTCGCCCGCGTCTGGGCGGCAAAACCGATCCTGCTGTGGCTTTGGAATTCGATGCTGGCGGCCATCGGCTCGGTGGCGCTGTCGATGCTGGTTTCGGTCAGCGCCGGTTATGCGCTGTCGCGTTATTCCATGCGGGGTGGCGCGACCATGGGTCTCTTCGTCCTGACGGCGAAGATGCTGCCCGCGACGCTGCTGGTCATTCCGCTGTTTTCGATCTTTTCCAGCTTCGGCCTGATCGGCAGCCTGTGGACGCTGGTTCTGGCGCATTCGACAATGATCATTCCTTTCGCCACATGGATGCTGAAAGGCTATTTCGACACCATCCCCAAGGAGTTGGAACAGGCTGCCATGGTCGACGGCTGCTCGCCGATCGGCGCGATGGTGCGTGTCGTGCTTCCCATCGCCACGCCGGGGCTTGCTGCCACCGCACTTTATGCCTTCGTGCTCAGCTGGGCAGACTATGCCTATGCGCGCACCTTCCTCGTCAACTCGCCGGACAACTGGACGGCCAATCTCGGCATCACCACCATGCAGGGCGAATATGTCACCTACTGGAACGACATTTCCGCCGCATCCGTGTTCATCGCGCTGCCGATCATCGCAATCTACCTGTTCCTGGAACGTTATTTGGTCGGCGGCCTCACCGCTGGCGCGGAGAAATAA
- a CDS encoding ABC transporter ATP-binding protein: MANISIRNVSKSYGALNVLRPFSLEIENGEFVVLVGPSGCGKSTMLKILAGLEPASEGQIFIGDNEVTDLAPGDRDIAMVFQNYALYPHLTVRQNIGFGLKMRGTDKAEIDRRVDDAARILEVTPYLDRKPKDLSGGQRQRVALGRAIVRQPQAFLMDEPLSNLDAKLRVHMRAEIGALHKRIGVTTVYVTHDQVEAMTMADRVVIMQGGIIQQIAAPDELFNNPANLFVAGFIGSPGMNFLNAELRDGTVTLFGQQVSLPGAVGRQGSVIVGLRPEHLVLGDAPVTFDVRPTLVESLGSEKYVYFDAEGARVADGEEGKSKGLIARVSHTGSLPGNEALQLGFDPAQLYLFDAKTGARL; the protein is encoded by the coding sequence ATGGCCAATATTTCCATTCGCAACGTCAGCAAGTCCTATGGCGCGCTCAACGTGCTCAGGCCGTTTTCGCTTGAGATCGAAAATGGCGAGTTCGTGGTGCTGGTCGGGCCTTCCGGCTGCGGCAAGTCGACAATGCTGAAAATCCTCGCCGGCCTCGAACCGGCAAGCGAAGGCCAGATCTTCATCGGCGACAACGAAGTGACGGATCTGGCGCCGGGTGACCGCGACATTGCCATGGTGTTCCAGAACTATGCGCTTTATCCGCACCTCACCGTTCGCCAGAATATCGGCTTCGGTCTGAAGATGCGCGGCACGGACAAGGCCGAGATCGACCGTCGGGTTGATGATGCTGCGCGCATTCTGGAAGTGACCCCCTATCTCGATCGCAAGCCCAAGGATCTCTCGGGCGGCCAGCGGCAGCGCGTGGCACTCGGCCGTGCCATCGTGCGCCAGCCCCAGGCCTTCCTGATGGATGAGCCGCTGTCCAACCTAGATGCCAAGCTGCGCGTCCACATGCGTGCCGAAATCGGCGCATTGCACAAGCGCATCGGTGTCACCACCGTTTATGTGACGCATGATCAGGTCGAGGCGATGACGATGGCGGACCGCGTCGTCATCATGCAGGGCGGCATCATCCAGCAGATCGCCGCACCCGACGAGCTTTTCAACAATCCGGCCAATCTTTTCGTTGCCGGTTTCATCGGCTCGCCGGGCATGAATTTCCTCAATGCGGAACTGCGTGACGGCACTGTTACCCTGTTTGGGCAACAGGTCTCCCTGCCGGGTGCCGTCGGCCGCCAGGGCAGCGTGATTGTCGGTCTGCGGCCGGAACATCTCGTTCTGGGCGATGCGCCTGTTACCTTCGATGTCCGTCCGACGCTGGTGGAAAGCCTGGGATCGGAAAAATACGTCTATTTCGATGCGGAAGGTGCAAGGGTCGCGGATGGCGAGGAGGGCAAGTCCAAGGGGCTGATCGCCCGCGTCTCGCATACCGGCAGCCTTCCCGGCAATGAGGCGCTCCAGCTCGGTTTCGATCCGGCGCAGCTTTATCTCTTCGATGCAAAGACCGGAGCACGGCTATGA
- a CDS encoding NAD(P)-dependent oxidoreductase, which translates to MILVTGSAGRVGRAVVAALRAQGRAVRGFDLRPSATGGEEVVGSLEDAQALSEAIKDVSAVLHLGAFMSWAPADRDRMFAVNVEGTRRLLDAASAAGVRRFVFASSGEVYPENRPEFLPVTEDHPLCPNSPYGLTKLLGEELVRFHQRSGAMETVILRFSHTQDAAELLDEESFFSGPRFFLRPRIRQQQNFGNTAIAELLQSRDIGEPSHILARNENGRPFRMHITDTRDMVAGILLALDHPGAAGGTFNLGADEPADFAALLPKIAALTGLPIVTVDFPGDGVYYHTSNERIRNTLGFEAEWTMDRMLDDAAAARRQRLAKEQRQ; encoded by the coding sequence ATGATCCTCGTCACCGGATCGGCAGGCCGTGTCGGCCGTGCCGTTGTCGCCGCCTTGCGCGCACAGGGCCGCGCCGTTCGCGGTTTTGATTTGAGGCCATCGGCAACCGGCGGCGAGGAAGTCGTCGGGTCGCTGGAGGATGCGCAGGCATTGTCCGAGGCCATCAAGGACGTGAGTGCCGTCCTGCATCTTGGCGCCTTCATGTCATGGGCTCCGGCGGATCGTGACCGCATGTTCGCCGTCAATGTCGAGGGCACGCGCCGGCTTCTGGACGCGGCTTCGGCGGCTGGCGTGCGGCGGTTCGTTTTCGCCTCCTCGGGTGAGGTCTATCCGGAAAACCGGCCGGAATTCCTGCCGGTCACCGAGGATCATCCGCTTTGCCCCAATTCGCCCTATGGGCTGACCAAGCTTCTGGGTGAAGAGCTGGTGCGCTTCCACCAGCGAAGCGGCGCCATGGAAACGGTGATCCTGCGGTTTTCGCATACCCAGGATGCGGCGGAACTGCTGGATGAGGAGAGTTTCTTTTCCGGTCCCCGGTTTTTCCTGCGGCCGCGCATTCGCCAGCAGCAGAATTTCGGAAACACTGCCATCGCCGAACTGCTCCAGTCCCGCGATATCGGTGAGCCGTCGCACATTCTGGCGCGCAATGAAAACGGCCGGCCGTTCCGTATGCATATAACCGATACGCGTGACATGGTGGCGGGCATTCTGCTTGCTCTCGATCACCCCGGGGCGGCGGGCGGCACCTTCAATCTCGGTGCCGATGAACCGGCCGATTTCGCCGCACTTCTGCCGAAAATTGCGGCGCTGACCGGCCTGCCCATCGTGACAGTCGATTTTCCCGGCGACGGCGTTTATTACCATACGTCCAACGAGCGGATCAGAAACACTTTGGGGTTTGAAGCGGAATGGACGATGGACCGGATGCTGGACGACGCGGCGGCCGCAAGGCGGCAGCGACTCGCGAAGGAGCAGAGGCAATGA